From Verrucomicrobiota bacterium:
TCCACGGCTAACGGGCCATTTTTCCGGTCCAGAATTTGGTTTCCCCCTGCCAGAAAATCATGTTAGCCCGCCAGGATTTTGTTTCCCCCCGCCAGGAAATGAAATCCCCCTGCCAGGATTTGGTTTTGCCCTGCCAGGAAATCATTTACCCCAGCCGGGAAATGAAATTCCCCAGCCGGAAAATGGTTTTTGCGGGCACAAATTTCCGCCAAAATCACGCAAAAGACTGGTGCCAGACCGCAAATTCCCGCCCCGCAGCCTCCCGGCGGGCATTCGGACGCGCGGGGAAACGCTCGTCACGAGGGGAACGGGGCATGACCTCCGGAAAGGCGTCCAATGAACTCCCTGCACGCTGGTAGTTGACCTGGCGGTTGCTTCACGGTGGCTTATCTTTCCCTGGAATCATTCGTCACCATTTGACAATTAGAATGACCGGGCAATGCGCCGTTGTCAGCGATAGTCTGCAGGCCTTAATGCCTCCGCTGCCAGCGTCCCCAATTGAGCGCGCAACGGAACCACGTTGCCCTTGCCATCCGGATGATTGCGATTGCTCAGGAAAATCACCATGGTTTGCGAGGCGGGATCAATCCACACGCTGGTACCGGTCCAACCTGTGTGACCATACGAACCCACCGGAAACCATTTTCCGCGCGGGCCGGCATGTGGGGAATCAATGTCCCAACCCAGTCCACGCTTATCCTTGACCGCAACGGGACTTTGAATGGTGGTCATCAACCGCACGGTTTCCGGTTTGAGCACCCGCACGCCCTCGAGTATTCCGCCGCCCAGCAACATCCGGGCGTAGCGGGCCAGGTCGGCGGCGGTGGTGAACACTCCGGCGTGTCCCGCCACGCCATCCATCCGGCGCGCGGTGGGATCATGGACGGTGCCACGCAGCATCGCGCCGCCGAACGCCTCGGTGGGTGCAATCCGCGCGCGCTTCTCCGTTGGCGGCAGATAACCGGTATCACGCATGCCCAACGGTTCATAAAAATGACGTGCCACAAACTCATTCAAGGGTTGTCCGCTGACCCGCCGCACGATTTCGCCCAACAGGATGAAATTCACATCGCTATAGCGAAAGGCGGTGGCGGGCGGGGTCGCAGGCTTCTCCTTGAGGGCCAGGCGGATGCCCGAGGCATAATCTTCCGGGCGTTCCCGGCTCGTAAGGCCGGGCGGCAATCCGGCACTGTGGGTCATCAGATGGCGGATGGTGATCGGTTCCCGGCCTTGCCCGGTAAATTCCGGTAGATAGGTTTGCACCGGTGCGTCCAGATTTACGCGTCCCTGCTCGATTAGCCACAGCATCGCCGGCGTAGTGGCCAGGACCTTGGTGAGCGACGCGGCGTCGAAAATCGTATCCACCGTCATGGCCTCCCGCGCCGGCACAACGGCACGCTGCCCATAAGCACGGGCATACACCTGCCCGCGATGTTCCACCCATAAGACGCCGCCCGGCAGGTTGGTTTGGGCGATGGCCTGATTAATGGCGGCATCCATCGCCGCCAGTTTGGCGGGGTCGAATACGGATGTCGGCTGAGTCGCTGGGCCGGGTGGCGCGGCCGGGCGTTTGCTGGAGGTGGAACATCCCGCCAAGCCGACAAGGACGATTAGCAGGCAAAACAAGGCCCGGTAACGTTCCAGCAACTTGGGTACGCCAAAGTCTGATTTACGCCTCATGCTTGCCGCCACGCGACCACCCCGCCCACCACGGTGGCAGTGGCTTTGCCCTTCAGGCGCCAGCCGTGGAAGGGGCTGTTCTTGGATTTGCTCGCGCTTTCGGAGCGGTCATACACCCACTCGTGGTTGGGATCGAACACTGTCACATCGCCATCCGCCCCCACCGCCAGCGTACCCTTCTTGAGCCGCAACAGCCGGGCCGGGTTGACCGTGAATTTGGCCAGGAGATCCAGCAACGAAACGCGCTTGCTGTGGTACAACTGCATGAGCGAGAGCGGCAGCTCGGTTTCCAGTCCGGTGATGCCAAACGGCGCGTAATCAAACTCCACTTCCTTCTCATACCCGCAGTGCGGCGCGTGATCACTGCCGATGATCTCGATGGTGCCATCCGCCAGCCCTTCCAGAAGGGCCTCGCGATCACGCCACGACCCAAGGGGCGGATTCATCTTGAAATTGGTGTCATAAACGGGCCACACCGGCAGAGGCGTTGGCTGCCCTGCCGCCAGCGCCTTGCCATCTTCGGCCCAGAAATGGTCGCTGCCCGCCACGGCGGCATCCGTCAGCGTAAAATGATGTGGGCACGCCTCGCCGGAGATGGGCACCCCGCGTTTTTTGGCATCGCGGAGGAGCGCCACGCTGCGGGCGGAACTCAAATGCTGGCAATGGATGGTGGCCCCGGTGGTCTCCGCCAGCAATATGTTACGTGCGACGATCACTTCCTCGCCCAACGAAGGCCAGCCGCGCAACCCGAGCAGCGCGCTCCAATACCCTTCATGCACCACGCCGTCGGTCACCAGCGCATAATCCTGGCAATGATCCATCAGCGGCAGATCAAACATTTTGGCGTACTCCATCGCCCGGCGCATCAGTTCGTTGTTTTGGATGCAATGGCCGTCATCCGTGATGGCCACCACGCCCGCCTGTTTGAGCGAGCCGATGGCGGCCAGCTCTTCCCCGGCAATGCCCTTGGACATGGCACCCGAAACATAAACATTCACTTTGGCCTCGCGCGCGCATTTCTCATGGATCAGCGCCACCGTCGCCGCGTTGTCAATGGCAGGAACGGTATTCGGCATGCACAGCACAGAGGTGAACCCGCCGCGGGCGGCGGCCTCGGTGCCGGTGGCGATGGTTTCCTTGGCCGACTGGCCGGGCTCGCGCAAATGCACATGCAGGTCAATCAAACCGGGGCAGACCACTTTGCCGGTGGCGTCCAGCCGCGGAATATCGGCGGGAAACTTCATGGACGACGGCGCGCCAACGGCCGCAATTTTGCCATCCAGAACGAGCACATCGGCCGTTTGGTCAAAACGGCTGGCGGGGTCGAGGACACGTCCGCCGGTAATCAACAGCGAATTCATGGCCACGATGATACAAGGTCAGGCATTGACAAGGCAAGTTACTTAGCTAACATATTCGCCGGTTGCGGGCGTAGTTCAATGGTAGAACGGAAGCCTTCCAAGCTTCACACGTGGGTTCGATTCCCATCGCCCGCTCCACTTCAAACGAATCCGGTGAATAAATTACTGCTAACACTTTCAATTTTGTCAGTGCCGTTTTGGTGTGTTTAAGGGGGTTAAAAACACCCGTACAAACCTTCACTCTTCATTTCGCATTCCACTTCGTTTGTGCCTTCCGACAGTCTCACGACTAAGGGTTGACCCGCACGACTCATGATGGGGTGAAGACCCCATAGCAAAGGTGCCAGCGGGTGTTACCTTACCTGCATGAATATGATATTACTCATAGTGGTTCTGCTCCTTCTGTTCGGTGGTGGCGGGTTTTACATGGGGGGCCCGGTTTATGGCGGTGGCGGGCTCGGCCTGATTCTAGTGATCTGCCTCATCATTTATTTCATGGGCGGATTTCGCGGCTCGAAGCGATAGGTGGCAGGGAAGCAGGCGGACCAAGGCATGATGGGCAACAGCGTGGATGTCGTCATCCATGTTGAAGCCGGTTTCCATAAGCCCGCACCGGTTGTTTTATGAAGACGAAGATCATCCTCCCGCTGCTTGCGGCGATGTTATCGGTCGCTTGCGTTGTGACCGGCTGCCAATCGCCAAAGGCCAGGCCCCCCATGGACACCGGTGCTGTGCCATCGACGCGCAACAATTGCTATAGCCTGCTCCACCAACTGCTGAACGACCAAAAGAATGTCAGCCTGCTGCGCTTCATTAAGAGGGAACAGGAAGATGTCAAA
This genomic window contains:
- a CDS encoding serine hydrolase domain-containing protein — its product is MRRKSDFGVPKLLERYRALFCLLIVLVGLAGCSTSSKRPAAPPGPATQPTSVFDPAKLAAMDAAINQAIAQTNLPGGVLWVEHRGQVYARAYGQRAVVPAREAMTVDTIFDAASLTKVLATTPAMLWLIEQGRVNLDAPVQTYLPEFTGQGREPITIRHLMTHSAGLPPGLTSRERPEDYASGIRLALKEKPATPPATAFRYSDVNFILLGEIVRRVSGQPLNEFVARHFYEPLGMRDTGYLPPTEKRARIAPTEAFGGAMLRGTVHDPTARRMDGVAGHAGVFTTAADLARYARMLLGGGILEGVRVLKPETVRLMTTIQSPVAVKDKRGLGWDIDSPHAGPRGKWFPVGSYGHTGWTGTSVWIDPASQTMVIFLSNRNHPDGKGNVVPLRAQLGTLAAEALRPADYR
- a CDS encoding DUF3309 domain-containing protein; translated protein: MNMILLIVVLLLLFGGGGFYMGGPVYGGGGLGLILVICLIIYFMGGFRGSKR
- a CDS encoding dihydroorotase, translated to MNSLLITGGRVLDPASRFDQTADVLVLDGKIAAVGAPSSMKFPADIPRLDATGKVVCPGLIDLHVHLREPGQSAKETIATGTEAAARGGFTSVLCMPNTVPAIDNAATVALIHEKCAREAKVNVYVSGAMSKGIAGEELAAIGSLKQAGVVAITDDGHCIQNNELMRRAMEYAKMFDLPLMDHCQDYALVTDGVVHEGYWSALLGLRGWPSLGEEVIVARNILLAETTGATIHCQHLSSARSVALLRDAKKRGVPISGEACPHHFTLTDAAVAGSDHFWAEDGKALAAGQPTPLPVWPVYDTNFKMNPPLGSWRDREALLEGLADGTIEIIGSDHAPHCGYEKEVEFDYAPFGITGLETELPLSLMQLYHSKRVSLLDLLAKFTVNPARLLRLKKGTLAVGADGDVTVFDPNHEWVYDRSESASKSKNSPFHGWRLKGKATATVVGGVVAWRQA